The proteins below come from a single Takifugu flavidus isolate HTHZ2018 chromosome 6, ASM371156v2, whole genome shotgun sequence genomic window:
- the LOC130527439 gene encoding uncharacterized protein K02A2.6-like isoform X1, whose translation MNLMFSGPFKEKSEEEKCSYLLLWIVDKGRGLYNTWTLTKEERKVLKTYYDHFQAYVEPKVNVIFARYMFHQKVQGATEPFEQFVTELRLLVKDCSYNNSEEMVRDRVLFGIYSPKVREKLLSVESDLTLDKAIDIARSHGMAQAQLRSFANSGSVSSHEQGVHMSRHTSKGAAWKTRADWTKRKQVQYPRNPQEGDRDHSKLCGYCGNRAHREKDTCPAKGKQCKICNKWNHFAKVCHSKTRKVHSVSEKEQNQDPDNEDLFIDVVTQENNTNKTEQAYGNVQVGPNKTVVHFKLDTGTDTNVINPDILRSLGLQDTLEPSLRPLYGYGGEQLSVKGKCNIKCQYKDTKLTLKVHVVDTRAPPVLGLKACLDFGLIKLILSVSDTPDVSILDKFADVFTGIGLFPGECTIHLDPKAIPVVHPPRRVPIALRKRLKMELQNMEKQQVIKVTEPTEWVNSMVAAEKPRTGKLRVCLDPKDLNKAIKQPHYPLPTLDDVTAKLAGACYFSVMDARSGYWAIKLTEESSKLTTFNTVFGRYRFLRLPFGIISAQDEFQRRVDETYEGLQGVTAIVDDILIFAKTKEEHDKNLHAMLQRSRERGVKLNPEKSTICATEVS comes from the coding sequence ATGAACTTGATGTTCTCTGGCCCTTTCAAGGAGAAAAGTGAAGAGGAAAAGTGCAGCTACTTGCTCCTTTGGATCGTAGATAAAGGCAGGGGTCTTTATAACACATGGACACTTACTAAAGAGGAACGCAAGGTATTAAAAACCTATTATGACCATTTCCAAGCATATGTAGAGCCCAAAGTGAATGTGATTTTCGCTAGATACATGTTCCACCAGAAAGTACAGGGAGCTACAGAGCCTTTTGAGCAATTCGTGACTGAACTGAGACTACTTGTCAAAGACTGCAGCTATAATAATAGTGAAGAGATGGTGCGAGATCGTGTGCTCTTTGGGATTTATTCACCAAAAGTAAGAGAGAAGCTCCTCAGTGTCGAGTCTGATCTAACATTGGATAAGGCGATAGACATtgccaggagccacggcatggCACAAGCTCAGCTCCGGAGTTTTGCTAACAGCGGCAGCGTAAGCTCGCACGAACAGGGTGTGCACATGAGCCGGCATACATCAAAGGGTGCCGCATGGAAAACCCGCGCAGActggacaaaaagaaaacaagtgcaATACCCCAGGAATCCtcaggagggagacagagaccaCTCCAAATTGTGTGGATACTGCGGAAACAGAGctcacagagagaaagacactTGCCCAGCAAAAGGAAAGCAATGCAAGATTTGCAACAAGTGGAACCATTTTGCAAAGGTATGTCATTCCAAAACACGCAAAGTACATTCAGTCAGTGAAAAAGAGCAGAACCAAGACCCAGACAATGAAGATTTGTTTATTGATGTAGTGACAcaagaaaataacacaaataaaacagagCAAGCCTATGGAAATGTGCAAGTTGGCCCAAATAAGACTGTAGTTCACTTTAAGTTAGACACTGGCACAGACACAAATGTCATAAATCCAGATATACTCAGATCTTTAGGACTACAGGATACACTGGAGCCCTCACTACGCCCACTCTATGGCTATGGAGGTGAGCAACTTAGTGTTAAGGGCAAATGCAACATAAAATGCCAATACAAGGACACTAAGCTAACGTTGAAAGTGCATGTCGTCGACACACGTGCGCCACCAGTGCTAGGCTTAAAAGCATGTCTGGACTTTGGACTGATTAAGCTCATACTATCGGTGTCTGACACACCAGATGTGTCAATTCTGGATAAGTTTGCAGATGTCTTCACAGGAATAGGACTATTCCCTGGTGAATGCACCATCCACCTGGACCCCAAAGCAATACCTGTTGTCCACCCACCAAGGCGTGTCCCCATTGCACTGCGTAAACGTCTCAAGATGGAGCTACAAAACatggaaaagcagcaggttATCAAAGTAACAGAGCCAACCGAATGGGTCAATTCtatggtggcagcagaaaaACCTCGCACAGGCAAGCTGAGAGTATGTCTCGACCCCAAGGACCTGAACAAGGCTATCAAACAGCCACACTATCCCTTGCCCACTCTCGATGACGTCACAGCTAAGCTGGCAGGAGCCTGCTATTTCAGTGTCATGGATGCCAGATCAGGCTACTGGGCTATTAAGCTCACAGAAGAGTCATCTAAACTGACTACCTTCAACACTGTGTTTGGGCGATACAGGTTCCTCCGCCTACCTTTTGGAATCATATCAGCCCAAGACGAATTTCAACGGAGAGTCGACGAGACCTACGAGGGTCTGCAAGGAGTCACAGCCATAGTGGATGACATCCTGATTTTTGCAAAGACTAAAGAGGAACACGACAAGAACCTCCATGCAATGCTACAGCGCTCCAGAGAGCGAGGAGTGAAACTCAACCCAGAGAAGAGCACTATCTGTGCCACAGAAGTCAGCTAA
- the LOC130527439 gene encoding uncharacterized protein K02A2.6-like isoform X2, translating to MKKLLAAAPPRLQRMILQLQRYDFSIVHRPGKDIPVADTLSRKSLSDQDDSLREGMDMQVHTVYSNLPVSDTKLKEIRAETEKDAQLVLLKETIQSGWPEERPMCPQSIAEYWNHRAELSVMNDIIFKREKIIIPTLLSTEMLSRIHSGHMGMEKCKLRARDILFWPGMNKQIEEMVGKCPTCLIYRPSNTKEPMMSHQIPDRPWQAVATDLFTWNNDNYIITVDYYSRYFKLDKLHSTTGPTVIRKLKAAFSRHGVPQTVVLDGGPQYSCKEFDTFAKEWEFTHITSSPYYPRSNGLAEKAVHIAKSLMEKAKADKRDPYLSLLEYRNTPVDNFKSPAQLLMSRRLRSILPNTHKQLQPEVVNHGDVYTRRIQQQQHQKKYYD from the coding sequence ATGAAGAAACTGCTTGCAGCAGCGCCCCCGAGGCTACAGAGGATGattctccagctgcagcgaTATGACTTCTCCATCGTACACAGACCAGGCAAGGACATTCCTGTCGCAGACACCCTCTCCAGGAAGTCACTGTCTGACCAGGATGACAGTCTCAGAGAAGGCATGGACATGCAGGTGCACACAGTGTACAGCAACTTACCTGTCAGTGACACAAAGCTGAAGGAAATCAGAGCTGAGACTGAGAAGGATGCACAACTTGTGCTGTTGAAAGAAACGATCCAGTCAGGCTGGCCTGAGGAGAGGCCAATGTGTCCTCAGAGCATTGCAGAATATTGGAATCACAGGGCTGAACTTTCTGTGATGAACGACATCATATTCAAGAGGGAAAAAATCATCATCCCTACGCTACTGAGCACAGAAATGTTATCCCGGATACATTCAGGTCACATGGGCATGGAGAAGTGTAAACTGAGAGCCCGTGACATTTTATTCTGGCCTGGGATGAACAAGCAGATAGAGGAGATGGTTGGAAAATGCCCCACATGTCTCATATACAGACCGTCTAACACCAAAGAGCCCATGATGTCTCATCAGATCCCAGACAGGCCATGGCAAGCAGTGGCTACAGACCTGTTCACTTGGAACAACGATAACTACATCATCACAGTAGACTATTACAGTCGATACTTCAAGTTGGACAAACTACACAGCACAACGGGCCCCACCGTGATCCGCAAGCTGAAAGCAGCCTTCTCCAGGCATGGTGTGCCTCAGACCGTCGTTTTGGATGGTGGTCCTCAGTATAGCTGTAAGGAATTCGACACGTTTGCCAAAGAATGGGAGTTTACACATAtcacctccagcccatactatCCTCGCAGCAATGGCCTTGCTGAGAAAGCCGTGCACATTGCCAAGTCACTCATGGAGAAAGCCAAAGCGGATAAAAGAGACCCCTACCTCAGTCTCCTTGAATACCGTAACACACCTGTGGACAACTTCAAATCACCAGCCCAGCTGTTAATGAGCCGTCGCCTGCGCTCCATCCTACCCAACACCCACAAACAGCTGCAACCAGAGGTAGTCAACCACGGTGATGTCTACACCAGGAGaattcaacaacagcagcatcagaagaAGTACTACGACTGA